Genomic window (Acidobacteriota bacterium):
CGTCCGCACGCTGCTCATTTGTTTTCAGGGCAAAGGGCGATAGTCCATACCACATCATCGCCCGGAAGAATTTTTGAAGAGTTTCGCTTCGCGTATAATGCCCACGCGGAACGAACTGCGAATAGTCCATTTCGTAGGGGAAAATCGCTCCGACGGCGAAGCCTTCGTGCCGGGAGATGAGGTCCATTTCGACCCTGACGAGATCATCCGCCTCGTTTGGCACTTGCACATTGAGCCCGAGATTCCTCGCCGCGACCGCAAAATAAACGACGTTCTTCAACGCCGCGCGCTTCAACTGCACGTCGCCGATCTCGTTCCAGCTCTTTATCGAATCCGCGAGCATTCCCTCGGTCAGTCGCTGCAGAACGGGCATCAGTTTTTGTTCTTCAACGGTTCGAAGCGTGAAATCGAAAAAGATGTGGTAAAGCTGCAAAACCGAATCGGTCGTTACGAAAGAAGGAATGTTCTTGTATTCATTGTCTTCGTAAATATGGAACAACTGCTTCGATTTGGTCGGCGAAACCGCAAACAAATTCTTCGTGAGCAACGCGCGTTTTTGCGCATTCAGGGGGAAACTCCTGGTAAAATGTTTGATGTTCGAGACCTCGGCAAGAGTCGGTGAGACCTTGTAGGGCTTCACGCGTGCCGTTTGAGCTTCGGCGATCGAAAAACCGCCGAGCAGTGCCAAGACCCAAAAACTCCACAGTAATTTGCTAGTTGAGCTTCCTCGTTTCATAGTGTTGTCCTCCTCGATCTTTCGACAGGAAAATCCTCTTGTCGTCAGCCTCGATCGATATCTTCCCGTTCTCAAACATCAGATTCTTCGCCGATTTCCATTGACCTTGCTCGCTCTCGAGCGTAAAACCGAAGCTGTTCCAACGGTAAAGGCCGACGCTTTTCGTCGCGTCCAAATTCGTCTCCAATGCAATCAGTTCTTCGCCGATTCGGCCGTCCAGGTCCGCGAAGCGAAAATCGTCAAAGGGTTTGCTGAGCGACGACCCAAGCCATTTCGGAAAACCCTTTCGGTCCCGAAATCCGTAGATGAACAGACAATTGTGCGGCTTCGGGAAAAACTTCGTCGCCTTGTTTACGCCGATAGCGATCTCGCGAATTCCATCGCCGTCAACGTCCGTGATCTGGATCTTCCACGCGTTCCATTTTGCCGAAACGCCTTGCCACATAATTTTCTTGCCGTGGAAGATCCGCAGCGCCGGCTGGCGTTCGCTGTTGAGATCGATGCGTTCGATCTTTCCGTCAGAATCGAGATCGGTTTCGATTTTCGCCGTGAAGGCTTTCGAGTAAGCGGTCGAACTGATCAGAGCGATGACCGCGAGACCAAAAACAACCCGGCGAAGATTTTTGTCGCAGAATCTCTTCATTGCTCCCAATTCTCCGATTGCCGATTCAAGCGCTTCAAGATCAGCTCTTTGGAATTCCCGGCCGCGATTTCGGGCCGATAATTTTCAATCAGGACCGGAATCGCCTCCGCACTCACGAAACCGTTTTCCCCGACGCGGATCTTGAGAATCACGCTTTCGGCCGTTTTTGCTATCAGGGACTTTGGTGAATCGAAAACGAAATTCCCGAGCGAATACGCGATGAAGGACCTTCGCTTTGAACCTTCGTTTTGAAAGACGGAAAATCCCTGCAATACGTGCGGGTGATGCCCCAGAATTACGTCGGCACCCGCTTCAACCGCGATGTTCGCGAGCTCGATTTGTTCGGTGTTTGGACGGGAAGCGTATTCCGTCCCCCAATGAAATGAGACTACAACCACGGCGGCGTGTTTTCGTGTTTCGGCAATCGATCGCGCGATCAGCTTCGGATCTGCGATCGCCAGATTCGGATAAACACTTCGTTTGAGATCCGGACGGATTGCCGTAAAAGCGAGGAAACCGATCTTGATCCCTTTCTTCACAAAATAAACCGGAGATTGGATGTTTGCCGTGTTTTCGGCTACTCCAATTGCCTGGAGGTTGTTGTCCGTAAGGTTTTGAATTGTCTGGAACAATCCGACGTCGCCGCAATCCAGACTGTGATTGTTGGCGAGCGACAGCACGTCAAATCCGGCATTCGAGAGAATTTTGGCCGAACTCGGATCTGCTTGGAATTGATATTTCTTCTCGGCTTTTCTGCATTTGCCGGTTAAGGGATTTTCGAGATTCCCGAAAGCCAAATCCGCGCCGGACAATGTCCCGCTTACAGTCGCAAACGGATAGTCTGCTCCGAACTTCCCGATCTTCCTTTCCAAACCTCTTGACAGCAAGATATCGCCAACGGCAACGATTTCGACGGTTTGGGTCTGAGACGCAACTCCCGAAGCCAGCAAAAGAATGAGCGCGGCAAATATCGGAACCTTGAAAACACCTTTATCGCGAGACGGCCGGCAATTCCGATCTGCGGCCATTTTGGCAAACGAAGTATCTTTGCGGCTCAAGTGCATTGCCTTTTCGCCCATTGCGTGGCGGTCAATCGCCCCGCGCGCGGTGCTCAAACGGCATCCGAACGGCAATCCGTGGATTTCCTCTGTGCCGTGTCCCGGGAAACAACTCGCGATGATCAATCATAATCT
Coding sequences:
- a CDS encoding CapA family protein, whose amino-acid sequence is MGEKAMHLSRKDTSFAKMAADRNCRPSRDKGVFKVPIFAALILLLASGVASQTQTVEIVAVGDILLSRGLERKIGKFGADYPFATVSGTLSGADLAFGNLENPLTGKCRKAEKKYQFQADPSSAKILSNAGFDVLSLANNHSLDCGDVGLFQTIQNLTDNNLQAIGVAENTANIQSPVYFVKKGIKIGFLAFTAIRPDLKRSVYPNLAIADPKLIARSIAETRKHAAVVVVSFHWGTEYASRPNTEQIELANIAVEAGADVILGHHPHVLQGFSVFQNEGSKRRSFIAYSLGNFVFDSPKSLIAKTAESVILKIRVGENGFVSAEAIPVLIENYRPEIAAGNSKELILKRLNRQSENWEQ